A genomic window from Rhizobium sp. 007 includes:
- a CDS encoding carbon-nitrogen hydrolase family protein: protein MKISLIQMNSQPDRDLNLHAAETLMHQAMERDRPDLMVLPEHFDWSGGTAAEKLAAADDMPGGKAYRMLQEFAAREQIWIHGGSLLERIGGSSKIYNTTVVFDPKGREVGRYRKIHLFDIEAPDGKIYCESEKVAPGDRLFIYEAHGFRIGCAICYDLRFPRLFDALSSAGVDVVILPAAFTLQTGKDHWEVLCRARSIELQAYFVACGQWGGYVAANGERRFTYGNSLVCDPWGQVIARAADQVGMLATHIDRARVTAVRQLIPTASHRTNFEGLARTSLDRGIAGSCSCCSCTGRRRDGAPNSCSGETTRHP from the coding sequence ATGAAAATTTCCCTCATCCAGATGAATTCCCAGCCCGACCGCGATCTCAACCTGCACGCTGCCGAGACCCTGATGCACCAGGCAATGGAACGCGATAGACCAGACCTCATGGTGCTTCCGGAGCATTTCGACTGGTCCGGTGGAACCGCTGCTGAGAAGCTCGCCGCAGCCGACGACATGCCGGGCGGCAAGGCCTATCGAATGCTGCAGGAATTCGCGGCTCGAGAACAGATCTGGATTCACGGCGGAAGTCTGCTCGAAAGGATCGGAGGAAGTTCAAAGATATATAACACGACGGTGGTTTTCGACCCAAAGGGTCGGGAGGTCGGACGCTACCGCAAAATACATCTATTCGACATCGAAGCGCCGGATGGCAAGATCTATTGTGAATCCGAGAAAGTGGCCCCTGGCGATAGACTCTTCATCTACGAAGCGCACGGCTTTAGGATCGGCTGCGCCATCTGTTACGATCTTCGTTTCCCCCGACTCTTCGATGCGCTTTCGAGTGCAGGTGTCGATGTCGTCATTCTACCAGCAGCCTTTACGCTGCAAACGGGTAAGGACCATTGGGAAGTACTCTGCCGTGCGCGTTCTATCGAACTCCAGGCCTATTTCGTCGCCTGCGGACAATGGGGTGGCTATGTCGCAGCGAATGGGGAACGGCGTTTCACCTATGGCAATTCTCTTGTCTGTGATCCCTGGGGCCAAGTGATCGCCCGTGCGGCCGACCAGGTCGGTATGCTTGCTACTCACATCGATCGGGCTCGCGTTACGGCGGTCCGGCAGCTCATTCCGACCGCATCGCACAGGACAAACTTCGAAGGATTGGCTCGAACGTCCCTCGATCGCGGTATCGCCGGCTCGTGCAGTTGTTGCTCCTGTACCGGTAGGCGACGTGACGGTGCTCCAAATTCTTGTAGTGGCGAGACGACGAGACACCCGTAG
- a CDS encoding RraA family protein: MTEPYRMRTRPKAIPQSLRTLLADVETATIGHFEYVGFVGACITPVFPAKAIGTAITVAAPGRDGTVIYKAIDLLTPGDALVISRVDQDDVACVGGGVVAAARARGAVAVIVDGPCTDVEEIRASQFPVWCRGVSSKTTSRRHQIGGAINVPIACGGAAVLPGYAVLADHEGVFVAEPSHMRRVADFALRRQRHSLQLRPHLEAGRSIFDLDQVVS, from the coding sequence ATGACTGAACCATACCGCATGAGAACGCGGCCAAAGGCCATTCCGCAATCATTGCGAACCCTCCTTGCGGATGTCGAAACCGCAACCATCGGCCATTTCGAATATGTCGGATTCGTGGGCGCGTGTATCACCCCCGTCTTTCCGGCAAAGGCGATTGGAACGGCGATCACGGTGGCCGCACCAGGCCGCGATGGAACCGTCATCTACAAGGCCATCGATCTGCTTACCCCGGGAGATGCTCTCGTCATCTCCCGGGTTGATCAGGACGACGTTGCCTGCGTCGGCGGCGGTGTCGTGGCAGCTGCCCGCGCGCGCGGAGCGGTGGCCGTCATCGTCGATGGACCCTGCACGGACGTCGAAGAGATTCGGGCCAGCCAGTTTCCAGTCTGGTGCCGCGGCGTCTCATCCAAGACGACGAGCCGTCGGCACCAGATCGGCGGCGCAATCAACGTCCCAATTGCGTGCGGTGGTGCAGCCGTGCTGCCGGGCTATGCAGTCCTCGCCGATCACGAGGGCGTCTTCGTTGCCGAACCCTCGCATATGCGCCGCGTCGCCGACTTTGCTCTCAGACGACAACGGCATTCGCTTCAGCTGCGGCCCCATCTTGAGGCCGGCCGTTCCATCTTTGATTTGGACCAGGTCGTATCATGA
- a CDS encoding ABC transporter permease yields the protein MNRVLTILFRASLIAILAFITLPLLVVVAASFSPTSAVTFWPGDWTFQWYPALLESRWLDPFLLSAELAIIVSLVSGLLGVLAAYSVAYQKCPGHAAIMSFLLSPMAVPQIVKGVAIVLFLSSAGLYKLLGTPGLVMAHIVLTMPYVMRMAATAMFNFDKRLDRAARILGAGPVQRIRYVLLPLIRSGLFSGMTFAFIISFNNIPLSVFLVRPGQTTLPIAVINHLEYSLDPVLAAVNVASLLFVLGTIILFEKIGGFSAHFHGGSK from the coding sequence ATGAACCGAGTGCTCACCATTCTGTTCAGGGCATCGCTGATTGCAATTCTTGCATTCATCACCTTGCCGCTCCTGGTCGTTGTTGCAGCGTCCTTCAGCCCTACGTCAGCCGTCACCTTCTGGCCGGGCGATTGGACATTTCAGTGGTATCCGGCGCTTCTGGAGAGCCGCTGGCTTGATCCCTTTCTGCTCAGTGCAGAGCTCGCGATCATCGTCAGTCTCGTAAGCGGGTTGCTTGGCGTCCTTGCAGCCTACAGCGTCGCTTATCAGAAATGTCCGGGCCACGCTGCCATCATGTCGTTCCTGCTGTCACCCATGGCTGTGCCGCAGATCGTCAAGGGTGTTGCGATTGTTCTCTTCCTCTCATCGGCCGGCCTTTACAAGCTGCTCGGGACACCGGGGCTCGTCATGGCCCACATTGTCCTCACCATGCCATATGTCATGCGCATGGCGGCGACCGCGATGTTCAATTTCGACAAGCGGTTAGATCGGGCCGCCCGCATCCTTGGCGCGGGTCCGGTCCAACGGATCAGATATGTACTTCTGCCGCTGATCCGTTCCGGCCTGTTCTCAGGTATGACCTTCGCCTTCATCATTTCGTTCAATAATATTCCGTTGTCTGTCTTTCTCGTGAGACCCGGACAAACGACGCTCCCGATCGCCGTCATCAATCATCTCGAATACAGCCTGGACCCGGTGCTTGCGGCAGTGAACGTCGCATCACTCCTCTTCGTCCTCGGCACGATCATCCTTTTCGAAAAGATCGGCGGGTTCTCCGCGCATTTCCATGGGGGTAGCAAATGA
- a CDS encoding ABC transporter permease, with amino-acid sequence MATIAFSTPQRPTRIAFPFKVFLPLSLPSIVLLLFFAAPMGLMLGLSFQDQETGTFTLASYGRFFSDELVLKGLGRTVVMSGLVAICVTILAYPLAYYLARSTSRWRTLVFALAIAPELAGVVLRTYGWLVILEDRGFINSALIWSGLISEPLPLSKNLFGVVVGLTHVILPFGILSLLTSLQGINPNLEKSAQILGASRLAVIRYIVLPLSVPGIVSSLLIAFTMAASAYATPALLGGAAFKVMATMVYEQVLFYIDWSFAAVMANVLLAMMLVSAFVGSRLESRLQQKLHL; translated from the coding sequence ATGGCGACGATTGCTTTCTCCACTCCGCAAAGGCCAACACGCATCGCCTTTCCCTTCAAGGTGTTTCTGCCGCTATCACTGCCGTCGATCGTGTTGCTCCTGTTCTTCGCAGCTCCAATGGGTCTGATGCTCGGCCTCAGCTTTCAGGACCAGGAGACCGGCACCTTCACGTTGGCGAGCTATGGCCGCTTCTTTAGCGACGAGCTTGTGCTTAAGGGCCTCGGACGCACCGTCGTGATGTCGGGATTGGTCGCCATTTGCGTGACGATCCTGGCCTATCCCCTCGCCTACTATCTTGCACGCTCGACATCACGCTGGCGAACGCTTGTCTTTGCTCTTGCCATCGCCCCTGAGCTGGCAGGCGTGGTGCTTCGGACCTATGGCTGGCTTGTCATTCTCGAAGATCGGGGCTTTATCAATTCAGCATTGATTTGGAGCGGACTGATTTCCGAGCCCTTGCCTCTTTCGAAGAACCTGTTCGGTGTCGTGGTGGGGCTGACGCATGTGATCCTGCCGTTTGGCATCCTTTCGCTGCTCACGAGCCTCCAGGGAATCAATCCAAATCTGGAAAAATCGGCTCAGATTCTTGGCGCTTCGAGACTTGCAGTCATCCGCTACATCGTCCTGCCGCTCTCTGTGCCGGGAATCGTAAGCTCGCTCCTGATCGCCTTTACGATGGCGGCAAGCGCCTACGCCACCCCGGCCCTCCTCGGTGGCGCTGCCTTCAAGGTCATGGCCACAATGGTCTATGAGCAGGTGCTCTTCTACATCGACTGGTCCTTTGCGGCGGTCATGGCCAACGTCCTTCTCGCCATGATGCTGGTTTCGGCTTTTGTCGGATCCAGGCTCGAATCCCGCCTTCAACAGAAACTTCACCTGTAG
- a CDS encoding amidohydrolase family protein — protein MDIVIRNGALITGDGKTFHKRATVYVKDGRIADIQIGNAGTSDEIAARTIIDATGCIVIPGIINAHAHGCICGPSMPSGSPPLSADDIAYFRNRHLLQGTTTLLNVCGLAMGDEVYSDGEVRHQIDIRVSTAHTLKNIQAALAVDGRGLSVPHLSATIDEMLAAGAVALGEAGGGQTLGGGAQEYRFIPEAVLRETGIEVTPATARRLKDVVLGRFLDQAGGTSDSMLEDELERAGLSPHVTTEGIREIITRSVMPSVALSLDGFDEIAEEAERVGYPAIFHNAAPSAKRLSAVVEKHPNALIVAGHSNHPSFLPEEAVSIALDLRSKGAVIDVSTLDCISTHWRNDASNLDALIDGGCVDTISTDFAGGYWDGILEAIHRMVRKEQLSAPAAVALATGNVAAVFPQMAGDRGLIEKGKRADLTVVDHVNLSRVRHVVIDGRVAVRNGVPV, from the coding sequence ATGGATATCGTTATCCGCAATGGAGCCCTCATCACCGGCGATGGCAAGACGTTTCACAAAAGAGCGACCGTCTACGTCAAGGACGGGAGGATTGCAGATATCCAAATTGGGAATGCTGGGACGAGCGACGAAATCGCGGCGCGAACAATCATTGATGCGACAGGCTGCATCGTCATACCAGGTATCATCAATGCTCATGCCCATGGATGCATTTGCGGACCGTCGATGCCGAGCGGCTCGCCGCCGCTCAGTGCTGACGACATCGCGTATTTTCGCAATCGGCATCTTCTTCAAGGGACAACTACTCTTTTGAATGTCTGTGGTTTGGCAATGGGCGATGAGGTCTATTCTGACGGCGAGGTCCGCCATCAAATCGATATTCGCGTGTCCACGGCACATACGCTCAAGAACATCCAGGCAGCCCTTGCGGTAGACGGCAGAGGCCTGTCAGTGCCGCACCTGAGTGCGACGATCGATGAAATGCTTGCGGCCGGCGCGGTTGCACTTGGAGAGGCTGGCGGCGGGCAGACATTGGGCGGCGGGGCTCAGGAATACAGGTTCATTCCGGAGGCGGTCCTGCGGGAGACTGGGATCGAGGTCACGCCCGCAACGGCGAGACGCCTGAAGGATGTTGTTCTCGGCCGCTTTCTCGATCAAGCCGGTGGAACGTCGGATTCGATGCTGGAGGATGAGTTGGAACGTGCGGGCCTGTCTCCGCATGTCACAACGGAGGGCATCCGCGAGATCATCACACGATCCGTAATGCCATCCGTCGCACTCTCCCTCGACGGTTTCGATGAGATCGCTGAGGAGGCGGAGCGGGTCGGCTATCCCGCCATTTTCCACAACGCAGCGCCATCTGCAAAACGGTTGAGCGCGGTTGTTGAAAAACATCCAAACGCACTGATCGTCGCCGGGCACAGCAATCATCCGAGCTTCTTGCCGGAGGAGGCCGTTTCGATTGCCCTCGACTTGAGAAGCAAGGGTGCGGTTATAGACGTTTCTACACTGGACTGCATAAGCACGCATTGGCGCAATGACGCCTCCAACCTGGATGCGCTCATCGACGGTGGTTGCGTGGATACGATTTCGACCGACTTCGCGGGTGGTTATTGGGATGGCATCCTCGAGGCGATTCACCGGATGGTAAGAAAAGAGCAGCTCTCGGCCCCAGCAGCGGTAGCGCTTGCCACCGGGAACGTCGCGGCCGTCTTCCCGCAAATGGCAGGGGATCGGGGGCTGATAGAAAAAGGCAAGCGCGCGGATTTGACCGTGGTTGACCACGTGAACCTTAGTCGTGTCCGGCATGTCGTAATCGATGGCCGTGTTGCCGTCAGGAACGGCGTGCCAGTCTGA
- a CDS encoding MmgE/PrpD family protein has translation MYTTQILADHLMTYPSAALPTEARQSALCCILDAVTAAVVGSEIGGAQVARAIARQEFGVGRAPIWFTGESLGTTAAAFCNAASASTLDFDDGHRGARGHPGAAVVPVALSVACETDAPADEILAAVALGYEAGIRVAVAQNPDAIRSRQSGRWTGYGAVAAAGRLYGTGPAALAQALSIAGVLAPNQEANGSSGYAKCTGNDVKEGIPWSVVTGLLALQLAERGFTGPLDLLDHHSHFDPLVITASFEQPMEISNVYFKPYSCCRYIHPALDSLAAVFRRVDFTPKKVVSVDVRTFQWALRLANSVSPKTLTDIQYSLPYCIAIAAIDGIAALAPIGEAQLARPDLCDFARKVHLLVDHDIDRRFPTETLAYLSLHTSDGTTVTSDVTAPRGDKARPMDWDELVDKFRGATRKNLSPKAQRTILNGLSAMNRGDAAPFLQCLRMPLIQ, from the coding sequence ATGTATACGACGCAGATCCTGGCAGATCATCTGATGACCTATCCGTCCGCCGCATTGCCAACCGAGGCGAGACAAAGCGCCCTCTGCTGCATTCTGGACGCGGTGACTGCAGCAGTGGTCGGAAGCGAGATCGGCGGTGCACAGGTGGCGCGCGCGATCGCCCGGCAAGAATTTGGAGTCGGCCGCGCACCGATCTGGTTTACCGGTGAAAGCCTGGGGACAACGGCTGCGGCCTTCTGCAACGCCGCCTCGGCATCCACGCTCGATTTCGACGACGGTCATCGCGGGGCTCGCGGTCATCCTGGTGCAGCCGTCGTGCCCGTGGCTTTGTCGGTGGCTTGTGAGACCGATGCGCCCGCCGACGAAATCCTAGCCGCCGTTGCTCTCGGATATGAGGCCGGTATCCGTGTTGCTGTCGCGCAAAATCCGGATGCCATAAGGAGCCGGCAATCTGGACGCTGGACAGGGTATGGCGCCGTCGCCGCGGCCGGGCGTCTCTACGGCACCGGTCCGGCAGCACTCGCCCAGGCTCTTTCGATTGCCGGAGTACTGGCCCCGAACCAGGAGGCAAACGGAAGCTCGGGCTACGCTAAATGCACTGGAAATGACGTCAAGGAAGGCATCCCGTGGAGCGTGGTAACCGGGCTCCTCGCATTGCAGCTCGCCGAGCGGGGATTTACAGGCCCGCTGGATCTGCTCGATCACCATTCACATTTCGATCCGTTGGTCATCACTGCAAGCTTTGAGCAACCGATGGAAATCTCAAATGTCTATTTCAAACCATACTCCTGCTGCCGCTACATCCATCCTGCTCTTGACTCGCTTGCGGCAGTCTTTCGCCGTGTCGACTTTACGCCAAAGAAGGTCGTTTCAGTAGACGTGCGTACATTTCAGTGGGCGCTTCGGCTTGCCAATTCTGTCTCGCCGAAGACCTTGACCGATATCCAATACAGCCTCCCCTATTGCATCGCGATTGCCGCCATCGATGGAATTGCGGCACTTGCGCCGATTGGCGAAGCCCAACTCGCCAGACCAGACCTATGCGACTTCGCCCGAAAGGTGCATCTGTTGGTCGACCACGACATCGACAGGCGCTTCCCCACGGAAACGCTCGCATATTTGAGCCTGCACACAAGCGATGGTACGACAGTGACCTCTGACGTCACGGCGCCACGCGGCGACAAGGCGCGGCCGATGGATTGGGATGAGCTTGTCGACAAGTTTCGCGGAGCGACCCGGAAGAATCTCTCTCCTAAGGCGCAACGCACTATTCTGAACGGGCTTTCGGCAATGAACAGAGGAGACGCCGCTCCTTTCCTCCAATGCCTGCGTATGCCGTTAATTCAGTGA
- the traI gene encoding acyl-homoserine-lactone synthase TraI — translation MQILTVRATACGEFADLIDSMHRLRARVFRDRLNWDVEVRNGLEADEYDQLDPTYILAVSSAGKVAGCARLLPSMGPTMLANTFPQLLSSRSLDVHARMVESSRFCVDTSLAQTHAGGFLHKTTLMMFAGIIEWSIASGFHEIVTATDLRFERILKRAGWPMQRLGVPCPIGNTIAVAGTLPANAESFERLRPVGYRSAIEKRDDVAA, via the coding sequence ATGCAGATACTGACTGTTCGGGCGACCGCTTGCGGTGAGTTTGCTGACCTGATCGATTCAATGCACAGGCTGCGTGCCCGAGTCTTTCGCGACAGGCTGAATTGGGATGTAGAGGTCAGGAACGGCCTTGAGGCTGACGAGTACGACCAACTCGATCCCACTTACATCCTTGCCGTATCGTCGGCGGGCAAGGTTGCCGGTTGTGCCAGGCTTCTTCCGTCGATGGGGCCGACAATGCTCGCCAACACCTTCCCGCAACTGCTGTCATCGCGCAGTCTCGACGTGCATGCACGCATGGTCGAAAGCTCACGTTTCTGCGTCGATACGTCACTCGCCCAAACTCATGCAGGCGGCTTTCTACACAAGACAACGCTCATGATGTTTGCAGGCATCATCGAATGGTCGATCGCAAGCGGCTTTCATGAGATCGTCACGGCGACCGACTTGCGTTTCGAACGAATTCTCAAGCGTGCCGGCTGGCCAATGCAGCGTCTTGGGGTGCCGTGTCCCATTGGAAATACCATTGCCGTTGCGGGAACCCTTCCTGCAAACGCGGAAAGCTTCGAACGCCTTCGCCCCGTCGGCTACCGATCGGCAATTGAAAAGCGCGATGATGTCGCGGCATGA
- a CDS encoding ABC transporter ATP-binding protein, translating to MSNNDIELLSVSKQFGANCIVDDINLVVPKGKFVSILGPSGCGKTTTLNMIAGFEKPSSGEIRIRGRNQAGVRPEARKIGLVFQNYALFPHMTVAQNVGFGLKMQGKPRQDISEEVARALKSVHLEGFEKRYPKELSGGQQQRVAVARAIAPSPSVLLLDEPLSNLDLKLREAMRVELKEIQQELGMTFVYVTHDQEEAMAMSDRIIVMQGGVVAQEGSPADIYNQPKTSFVADFIGKSNILPVSGLDDTAIDDACVRVLLGEASLPIIAAWPQDLVPGKARFCCIRPEAVRLADAAGDMDGPVNLLTASVQKVVNLGAYLEAWLSVNDETTLKSMIRSTRLDMLSVGSRVELAIAHSAVQLLEQ from the coding sequence ATGAGCAACAACGATATCGAGCTTCTTTCTGTCAGCAAGCAATTCGGCGCCAACTGCATCGTCGACGACATCAACCTTGTCGTTCCGAAAGGCAAGTTCGTCAGCATCCTCGGCCCCTCCGGATGCGGAAAGACAACGACGTTGAATATGATCGCCGGATTCGAAAAACCCTCGAGCGGAGAGATCCGCATCCGGGGTCGCAACCAGGCAGGAGTCCGCCCGGAGGCTCGCAAGATCGGGCTCGTCTTCCAGAACTACGCGCTGTTCCCACACATGACGGTCGCGCAAAATGTCGGTTTTGGCCTCAAAATGCAGGGCAAACCACGCCAAGACATCTCTGAGGAAGTCGCGCGCGCCTTGAAAAGCGTTCATCTCGAGGGCTTCGAAAAGCGCTATCCGAAAGAGCTGTCGGGCGGTCAGCAGCAGAGAGTGGCGGTCGCCCGTGCCATTGCGCCGTCACCCTCTGTCCTGCTTCTCGACGAACCGCTTTCCAACCTCGATTTGAAGCTTCGCGAGGCCATGCGTGTCGAGTTGAAGGAAATCCAGCAAGAGCTCGGCATGACTTTCGTCTATGTGACGCATGACCAGGAAGAAGCGATGGCGATGTCCGACCGGATCATCGTCATGCAAGGCGGTGTCGTGGCGCAGGAAGGTTCGCCGGCGGACATCTACAATCAACCGAAAACATCCTTTGTGGCGGACTTCATAGGCAAGTCCAATATCCTGCCGGTTTCGGGTCTGGATGACACTGCAATCGATGACGCGTGCGTGCGTGTATTGCTCGGAGAAGCAAGCCTTCCGATCATCGCCGCTTGGCCGCAGGACCTCGTTCCGGGCAAGGCCCGGTTCTGTTGCATAAGGCCCGAGGCAGTCAGGCTTGCAGATGCTGCAGGCGATATGGATGGGCCTGTGAACCTCCTGACGGCATCCGTCCAGAAGGTCGTCAACCTCGGCGCCTATCTGGAGGCCTGGTTGTCCGTGAATGATGAGACGACGTTAAAATCCATGATCCGCTCCACGCGCCTGGACATGCTTTCTGTTGGCAGTCGCGTTGAACTTGCCATTGCCCATTCCGCGGTCCAGTTGCTCGAGCAATAG
- a CDS encoding response regulator transcription factor, translated as MTSRRPQILIGSTDADYYLLLVHILEAEGYDVTLGSGVEEIVHLARENHVDAILLDCRSGETLAPDTCLRLKQEPQTVGIMTVALVGPGAEGRFIDLLKAGIDENFVRPIAPSKLLGFLRNRVLFQSGSHPSAGDGRILAYAGIELNTVRHSVRRFGISVHLGPIEFRLLQFLMENREQACSRAQLIEAGWPERRYVDAKTVNVHVGRLRKALNVAGGSDVIRTVRSSGYMLDASRLDDPDGAADRPGEETDS; from the coding sequence TTGACGTCGAGGAGGCCTCAGATCCTCATCGGTTCAACCGACGCGGACTACTACCTGTTGCTTGTCCACATTTTGGAAGCCGAAGGATACGACGTGACGTTGGGCTCGGGCGTGGAGGAGATTGTCCATCTCGCGCGCGAAAATCACGTCGACGCGATCCTTCTCGATTGTCGCTCCGGCGAAACCCTTGCGCCAGACACGTGCCTGAGGCTGAAACAGGAGCCGCAGACCGTAGGGATCATGACGGTCGCCCTGGTCGGGCCGGGTGCGGAGGGCCGCTTCATCGATCTGCTGAAGGCTGGAATCGATGAGAATTTCGTCAGGCCGATTGCGCCTTCCAAGCTGCTCGGATTTCTGCGGAACCGGGTTCTGTTCCAGTCCGGCTCGCATCCTTCGGCGGGCGATGGACGCATTCTCGCCTATGCGGGAATTGAACTGAATACTGTCCGGCACAGTGTCAGGCGCTTTGGTATCAGCGTTCATCTCGGACCAATCGAATTCCGGTTGCTGCAATTCTTGATGGAGAACCGTGAGCAAGCTTGCAGCCGCGCGCAACTCATCGAAGCTGGTTGGCCGGAGCGACGCTACGTTGATGCCAAGACGGTCAATGTGCATGTCGGGCGGCTGCGCAAGGCATTGAATGTGGCAGGCGGCTCCGATGTGATCCGGACGGTCAGGTCATCCGGATACATGCTGGACGCCTCCCGCCTGGATGATCCGGACGGGGCGGCGGATCGGCCGGGCGAGGAGACCGACAGCTAG
- a CDS encoding TauD/TfdA family dioxygenase: MLTRTKVSAVQNSNNVCADIVGFDFSNYDDKDIAAVRSYWLQYGVVRFRAAHITDQQQVDFSRHFGDFVIHPKQLQEGGHPTHREILVISNVMRDGKPSGALGNSEATWHTDTWFYERPPAGAILRAIEVPPSGGDTYFLSTYRACETLPDELRKAIDGRQIFFQNVYDKTGKLRLGKSEPKSRDFREWSGVVHPLVRTHGETGRKALYLGGTSEGSWIVGMPLDESSDLITKLWEHATGSAAEVFIQKWEVGDIMMWDNRCTMHRRDSFDPNTIRIMHRTTTAGERPI, translated from the coding sequence ATGCTCACCAGAACGAAGGTTTCCGCGGTCCAGAACTCTAACAATGTCTGCGCCGACATCGTTGGGTTCGACTTCTCCAACTATGACGACAAAGACATTGCCGCAGTCCGGTCATACTGGCTGCAATACGGCGTTGTCCGCTTTCGCGCAGCCCATATCACCGATCAACAGCAGGTGGATTTTTCCCGTCACTTCGGCGACTTCGTCATCCACCCGAAGCAGTTGCAGGAAGGCGGACACCCTACGCACCGTGAGATCCTGGTAATCAGCAATGTGATGAGGGACGGCAAGCCAAGCGGCGCGCTCGGCAACAGCGAAGCAACCTGGCATACCGATACCTGGTTCTACGAACGTCCGCCGGCAGGAGCAATCCTCAGAGCGATCGAAGTCCCTCCTTCCGGAGGCGATACATATTTTCTGTCGACCTACCGTGCTTGCGAAACGCTTCCCGACGAACTGCGCAAGGCTATCGATGGACGCCAGATCTTCTTCCAGAACGTCTACGACAAAACCGGCAAACTGCGCCTTGGAAAATCCGAGCCGAAGAGCCGTGATTTTCGCGAGTGGAGCGGCGTCGTCCATCCCCTGGTCCGGACCCACGGCGAGACAGGACGCAAGGCTCTCTACCTAGGCGGCACGTCCGAGGGATCCTGGATCGTCGGCATGCCGCTCGACGAGAGCAGCGATCTGATCACAAAGCTCTGGGAACACGCGACCGGTAGTGCCGCCGAAGTCTTCATCCAGAAATGGGAGGTGGGCGACATCATGATGTGGGACAACCGCTGCACGATGCACCGGCGCGACTCCTTCGATCCGAACACCATCCGCATCATGCATCGGACGACGACCGCCGGCGAACGCCCGATCTGA
- a CDS encoding ornithine cyclodeaminase: protein METVAGYFSHTEMACLGVRLNVDDLHKAAKEAWSDMRLGRAHGLKSVLSFSEADLWKQAEFQPYRDELKGERLGWKLSALSSVGGRYAAVKVVGANAINRRFGRPRSASTIILLDSFTLRPLCVMDATEISAARTATYASVALERFFSKENDLSIFLFGAGPIAEEIVRALAHFGKDIISTIYVRSRSGASAQRLVEKHGPTAGVPLEAASDNRKLRDCRFVITASNASAPVFAAPDIFANAVLLHLGGDETPVDHIQTVLRSGLAVCDDVSMVSRRNSQSLALYFSRMGATLEQLGPFLGITGFKDVADVKDVPDRPILITCVGLPMLDLYVAAHVYETWLKPGAGAAPSSGAPVRG from the coding sequence ATGGAGACCGTAGCCGGATATTTTTCGCATACTGAAATGGCATGTCTCGGCGTCCGCCTCAATGTGGATGATCTTCACAAGGCCGCCAAAGAGGCTTGGTCCGACATGCGTCTCGGACGGGCACACGGCCTGAAATCCGTCCTGTCCTTCAGTGAAGCCGACCTTTGGAAGCAAGCGGAGTTTCAGCCCTATCGTGACGAACTCAAGGGCGAGCGATTGGGCTGGAAGCTCTCTGCGCTCTCCAGCGTCGGAGGCCGGTATGCTGCCGTCAAAGTGGTCGGCGCCAATGCAATAAACCGCCGCTTTGGCAGACCCCGTTCTGCCTCGACGATCATTCTCCTCGACAGCTTCACGCTGCGTCCCCTTTGCGTGATGGATGCGACAGAAATCTCCGCAGCACGAACGGCAACCTACGCCTCGGTCGCCCTCGAGCGCTTCTTCTCAAAGGAAAACGACCTATCCATATTTCTCTTCGGAGCCGGGCCAATTGCAGAGGAAATCGTCAGGGCACTTGCCCACTTTGGAAAGGACATCATCTCGACAATCTACGTGCGCAGCCGATCGGGAGCTTCCGCGCAGCGGCTGGTCGAAAAACATGGACCGACCGCCGGAGTTCCGCTTGAGGCTGCTTCGGACAATCGCAAGCTGCGGGATTGCCGCTTCGTAATCACCGCCTCCAATGCCAGCGCACCCGTCTTCGCAGCGCCGGATATATTCGCGAATGCCGTTCTTCTGCATCTTGGCGGAGACGAAACACCTGTCGACCACATTCAAACGGTTCTTCGGTCAGGCCTCGCAGTCTGCGACGACGTTTCCATGGTATCCCGGCGCAACTCACAAAGCCTTGCGCTCTATTTCTCGCGGATGGGCGCAACGCTGGAGCAACTTGGCCCTTTCCTCGGGATCACCGGCTTTAAAGACGTCGCTGATGTTAAAGACGTGCCGGACCGCCCGATCCTGATCACCTGCGTCGGTCTGCCGATGCTCGACCTCTATGTCGCCGCCCACGTCTACGAAACCTGGCTCAAGCCCGGCGCTGGCGCAGCGCCATCTTCCGGCGCGCCCGTTCGCGGGTAA